Proteins found in one Cellulomonas palmilytica genomic segment:
- a CDS encoding DUF167 domain-containing protein — MRVAIRVKPGASRTRVGGAHGDALVVAVSARAVDGAATEAALSAVADAFGVRRRHVALVTGVTSRDKVVDVDDDALDDGPTRLAALLGG; from the coding sequence GTGCGGGTCGCGATCCGGGTCAAGCCGGGCGCGTCGCGCACGCGCGTCGGTGGTGCACACGGTGACGCGCTCGTCGTCGCCGTGTCCGCACGCGCCGTGGACGGCGCCGCGACCGAGGCGGCGCTCTCGGCCGTCGCGGACGCGTTCGGCGTGCGGCGCCGGCACGTCGCGCTCGTGACGGGCGTGACGAGCCGCGACAAGGTCGTGGACGTCGACGACGACGCGCTCGACGACGGGCCCACCCGCCTCGCGGCGCTCCTGGGCGGCTGA
- a CDS encoding GNAT family N-acetyltransferase, translating into MSDDEVVVRSAVGRFEDFAEVVGVKKPGGAGCWCVSYRDSRVANEDRPAYMRDACSREPGPGVLAYVDDEPVAWCSVAPRSSYRRLMASRTIPFVDERDAWSVVCFVVRGGHRGRGLMAPLLRGAVEHAAAHGAGVVEGYPVQVAPGERVDVISGYVGTTRLFERAGFTVVAPTTGRSGGRPRVVVRKELMD; encoded by the coding sequence CCGTGGGGCGGTTCGAGGACTTCGCCGAGGTCGTCGGCGTCAAGAAGCCCGGCGGTGCCGGGTGCTGGTGCGTGTCCTACCGGGACTCGCGGGTCGCCAACGAGGACCGGCCCGCGTACATGCGTGACGCGTGCTCGCGCGAGCCCGGGCCCGGCGTGCTGGCGTACGTCGACGACGAGCCCGTGGCGTGGTGCTCGGTCGCGCCGCGCAGCTCGTACCGGCGACTCATGGCGTCCCGCACCATCCCGTTCGTCGACGAGCGCGACGCGTGGAGCGTCGTGTGCTTCGTCGTGCGCGGCGGCCACCGCGGCCGCGGGCTCATGGCGCCGCTGCTGCGCGGCGCCGTCGAGCACGCCGCTGCCCACGGCGCCGGGGTGGTCGAGGGCTACCCGGTGCAGGTCGCGCCCGGCGAGCGCGTCGACGTGATCTCCGGGTACGTCGGGACGACGCGCCTGTTCGAGCGCGCGGGGTTCACGGTCGTCGCGCCGACGACCGGACGCAGCGGCGGCCGCCCGCGCGTCGTCGTGCGCAAGGAGCTCATGGACTGA